Proteins from a genomic interval of Methanococcoides sp. AM1:
- a CDS encoding 3-isopropylmalate dehydratase small subunit has product MKGRVWKFGDDVDTDAVIPGRYLIMNTPEELAPYTFIGVRPDFAENVKENDIVVAGNNFGCGSSREHAPIALKGSKVGCVIAKSFARIFFRNAINIGVALLECPDTDKIEDGDEISVDFESGTIENLTKGEKYQATPLPDFVRGIVDAGGLKEYTRKIID; this is encoded by the coding sequence ATGAAAGGAAGAGTATGGAAATTCGGAGATGACGTTGATACTGACGCAGTCATCCCTGGAAGATACCTCATAATGAACACTCCTGAGGAACTGGCGCCGTATACGTTTATCGGAGTACGCCCGGATTTTGCTGAGAACGTTAAGGAAAACGACATTGTTGTTGCAGGCAACAACTTCGGATGTGGCTCATCAAGAGAACATGCACCAATCGCCCTTAAAGGATCAAAGGTCGGATGCGTTATCGCAAAATCATTTGCAAGGATCTTCTTCAGGAACGCAATTAACATTGGTGTTGCACTCCTTGAGTGCCCTGACACCGACAAGATCGAAGATGGAGATGAGATCTCCGTAGACTTTGAATCCGGTACCATCGAGAACCTTACAAAGGGCGAGAAGTACCAGGCTACACCTTTACCTGATTTTGTCCGCGGTATCGTAGATGCCGGTGGATTAAAGGAATACACAAGGAAGATCATTGATTGA
- a CDS encoding formate--phosphoribosylaminoimidazolecarboxamide ligase: MISKQQISEIISKYDLDDLAIATVCSHSSLQIFDGARKEGLKTIGICVGQPPRFYDAFPKAKPDEYIVVESYADIPKIAQELVEKNAIIIPHGSFVEYMGGKNFADLPVPTFGNREVLEWESDREKEREWLEGAGIHMPTNVPDPKDIDGPVMVKYYGAKGGRGFFIAKTYEEFMENIDPNEKFTIQEFILGTRYYLHYFYSPLENEGYKLSEGTLEMLSMDRRVESNADEIFRLGSPRELEEAGIHPTYVVTGNVPLVARESLLPLIFSLGERVVEESIKLFGGMIGPFCLETVFTDHLEIKVFEISARIVAGTNFYISGSPYADLVESGLSTGKRIAQEIKLAKSRGQLDKILS; encoded by the coding sequence ATGATATCAAAACAACAGATCTCCGAGATAATAAGCAAGTACGATCTAGATGATCTTGCTATTGCAACCGTCTGCTCACACTCAAGCCTCCAGATCTTTGATGGAGCCCGTAAAGAGGGATTGAAGACAATCGGGATATGTGTAGGCCAGCCTCCGCGTTTTTATGATGCTTTCCCAAAAGCAAAACCTGACGAATATATCGTTGTTGAAAGCTATGCCGACATTCCAAAGATAGCACAGGAACTTGTCGAGAAGAACGCGATCATAATACCTCACGGTTCTTTTGTAGAATACATGGGTGGTAAGAACTTCGCAGACCTTCCGGTCCCAACCTTTGGTAACCGTGAGGTCCTTGAATGGGAATCTGACAGGGAAAAGGAGAGGGAATGGCTTGAAGGCGCAGGCATCCACATGCCAACAAATGTCCCAGACCCAAAGGATATTGATGGACCTGTAATGGTAAAGTACTACGGTGCAAAGGGCGGAAGAGGTTTCTTCATCGCCAAGACCTACGAGGAGTTCATGGAGAATATTGATCCCAATGAGAAGTTCACCATACAGGAATTCATACTGGGAACAAGATACTATCTGCACTACTTCTATTCACCACTGGAGAACGAGGGTTACAAGTTAAGTGAAGGAACCCTGGAGATGTTGAGCATGGACAGAAGGGTCGAGTCAAATGCAGATGAGATCTTCAGGCTTGGCTCACCAAGAGAACTTGAAGAAGCCGGCATACACCCCACATACGTGGTTACCGGAAATGTCCCCCTGGTTGCCAGGGAATCCCTGTTGCCATTGATATTCTCTCTTGGAGAAAGAGTGGTCGAAGAATCCATTAAACTCTTTGGCGGCATGATAGGTCCATTCTGTCTTGAGACAGTGTTCACAGACCATCTCGAAATAAAGGTATTCGAGATCTCCGCGCGCATCGTTGCCGGAACAAACTTCTACATATCGGGTTCACCCTATGCAGACCTAGTAGAATCCGGACTCTCCACCGGCAAAAGGATAGCACAGGAGATCAAACTTGCTAAATCCAGGGGTCAGCTGGATAAAATATTATCCTGA
- a CDS encoding DUF4435 domain-containing protein, with the protein MKKYLTADDIANSARMMRTQYRGSIMIIEGSTDMRLYKRFVDDKKCRLIPANGKENAIKVVKILESSDFKGILTIVDADFWRLDGINFKDRNILVTDTHDLETMLIASEALDRLLGEFAAPFKLQKMRTPVRELLLEAAMPIGLFRWLSSSSKDKLSLRFKDIHFDNFMQKFPLSVNIKHLIREVKDNSNEHSLNEKTIKRKMITLLKEEHDPWQTCSGHDIVEILAFGLREVFGNSDSRYATEGIIDRSLRLAYDITMFRETELYHSIQEWEDRNPSFVVLQ; encoded by the coding sequence ATGAAGAAATACCTGACAGCCGATGATATAGCCAACAGCGCCAGAATGATGCGCACCCAGTATCGTGGGAGCATCATGATAATCGAAGGCAGCACTGACATGAGGCTTTACAAGCGTTTTGTAGATGACAAGAAATGCAGACTTATTCCTGCCAATGGTAAAGAGAACGCTATCAAGGTTGTCAAAATACTCGAAAGCTCTGATTTTAAAGGCATATTGACAATAGTTGATGCTGACTTCTGGCGCCTTGATGGCATCAATTTCAAAGACAGAAATATACTTGTCACCGATACACATGATCTTGAAACAATGCTCATAGCATCAGAAGCACTCGACAGGCTTCTGGGGGAGTTCGCAGCACCTTTCAAGCTGCAGAAAATGAGAACACCTGTGCGCGAATTACTTCTTGAGGCAGCAATGCCCATAGGACTTTTCAGATGGCTTTCCTCGTCTTCAAAGGACAAACTCTCACTCAGGTTCAAGGACATACATTTCGATAATTTCATGCAAAAGTTTCCATTATCGGTCAATATCAAACACCTGATAAGGGAAGTCAAGGATAATTCGAATGAACATTCCCTGAATGAAAAGACCATAAAGAGAAAAATGATCACTCTCCTTAAAGAAGAGCATGATCCCTGGCAGACATGCTCAGGTCATGACATCGTAGAAATACTGGCATTTGGCCTGCGCGAGGTTTTCGGAAATTCCGATTCCCGATATGCGACTGAAGGAATCATTGACAGAAGCTTAAGGCTTGCCTATGACATCACAATGTTCAGGGAAACCGAGCTTTATCATTCGATACAGGAATGGGAAGACCGGAATCCGTCTTTTGTAGTGCTCCAATAA
- a CDS encoding DUF128 domain-containing protein codes for MTDPQIERKLIEIMRVISESDKPIGARNIADELQNRGYNLGERAVRYHLRILDERGFTEKHGYNGRTITASGRKELDDALIGDRLDFVITRIEELIYKTDYDPFAKKGNVIVNLSTVDKDDFDNAIDVMKYASSGDICISPNIKIFEEDSDPRVYVPPGCVNIATVCSITFDGLLLKSGIPIKPAYGGIIKMEHNDPTQFLDMISYSGTSIDPVKIFMMRHETSVLEVLDTGNGNILANMRNIPSSAVEKTKEVLKYLEDSGIGGVLSIGDSSDDMVGAPVEEGMAGILVAVGVNLVAAVEEAGIPVATSPVSMVLDYSDMSKI; via the coding sequence ATGACCGATCCCCAGATAGAACGTAAGCTCATTGAAATAATGCGTGTTATCAGCGAAAGCGATAAGCCCATAGGTGCGAGGAATATTGCAGATGAGTTGCAGAATCGCGGTTACAATCTGGGTGAACGTGCTGTTCGTTATCATCTCAGGATCCTTGATGAAAGGGGATTTACCGAAAAACACGGCTACAACGGACGCACCATAACTGCTTCGGGAAGGAAGGAACTGGACGATGCCCTGATCGGGGATCGGCTTGATTTTGTTATTACGCGGATCGAGGAACTTATTTACAAGACTGACTACGATCCTTTCGCAAAGAAAGGCAATGTCATTGTGAACCTTTCCACTGTGGACAAGGATGATTTTGATAATGCCATAGATGTTATGAAATACGCATCATCAGGTGATATATGCATAAGTCCTAACATAAAGATATTCGAAGAGGACTCGGATCCGCGGGTATATGTACCGCCAGGATGTGTTAACATAGCAACCGTTTGCAGTATCACATTCGATGGTCTTCTTCTCAAAAGTGGCATTCCTATCAAACCTGCTTATGGTGGCATCATAAAGATGGAGCACAATGATCCGACACAGTTCCTTGATATGATATCTTATTCGGGAACCTCGATCGATCCTGTCAAAATATTCATGATGCGCCATGAAACATCTGTTCTGGAAGTACTGGACACAGGCAATGGCAATATCCTTGCCAATATGCGAAATATACCCTCCTCGGCAGTTGAAAAGACAAAAGAAGTACTAAAATACCTGGAAGATTCAGGTATAGGCGGGGTATTGAGCATTGGTGACTCTTCAGATGATATGGTGGGTGCTCCTGTAGAAGAAGGAATGGCCGGCATACTGGTGGCCGTGGGTGTAAATCTGGTAGCTGCAGTTGAGGAAGCAGGTATTCCTGTTGCAACATCTCCTGTCTCGATGGTGCTTGATTACAGCGACATGTCGAAAATTTGA
- a CDS encoding isocitrate/isopropylmalate dehydrogenase family protein — protein MAQYKVPVLPGDGIGPEIIAEGKKVIDAAGEKFGFDVDWIEYPHGADHYLETGELISEDSLKELSNYEAIYLGSIGDDRIEPGVLEKGILLAARFYFDQYINLRPIKLLEGVWCPLKDKTPKDIDFVVVRENTEDFYIGIGGRAKTGMSKDLLEVNRTLYNAKFGLDIETDSEEIAYQIGMISKEGTQRVMNYSFDLAETRNKHVSSVDKANVLSDIYGFWREEFNTIAANHPDVKTDFNFVDAITMWFVKNPEWFDVVVTPNMFGDIITDLGAMVQGGLGLAPGGNINPNGTSMFEPIHGSAPKYKGQNKVNPIATIWAGAMLIEQLGEKEAADSIVSAIEKNILEAKVQTYDMGGSNTTSDVGDDIARILLEM, from the coding sequence ATGGCACAATATAAAGTACCAGTCCTGCCTGGTGACGGAATCGGCCCTGAGATCATAGCTGAGGGTAAGAAGGTCATCGATGCAGCTGGAGAAAAATTCGGATTCGATGTTGACTGGATAGAATACCCACACGGTGCAGACCACTATCTTGAGACAGGTGAACTGATATCCGAGGATTCACTCAAAGAGCTTTCAAATTACGAGGCGATCTACCTCGGTTCTATCGGAGATGACAGGATCGAACCTGGAGTACTTGAGAAAGGTATCCTTCTTGCCGCAAGGTTCTATTTTGACCAGTACATCAACCTGCGTCCTATCAAGCTTCTTGAAGGCGTATGGTGCCCTCTCAAGGACAAGACTCCTAAAGACATCGATTTCGTTGTTGTCAGGGAGAACACCGAAGACTTTTACATCGGTATTGGCGGACGTGCAAAAACCGGGATGAGCAAGGACCTTCTTGAGGTCAACAGGACACTCTACAACGCAAAGTTCGGACTTGACATCGAGACCGACAGTGAAGAGATCGCATACCAGATCGGCATGATCTCAAAGGAAGGTACACAGAGGGTCATGAACTACTCCTTCGACCTTGCTGAGACCAGGAACAAACACGTTTCATCAGTTGACAAGGCAAACGTCCTTTCAGACATCTACGGATTCTGGAGAGAGGAGTTCAACACAATTGCAGCAAACCACCCTGATGTTAAAACCGACTTCAACTTCGTTGACGCTATCACCATGTGGTTCGTCAAGAACCCTGAGTGGTTCGACGTTGTAGTTACCCCTAACATGTTCGGTGACATCATCACTGACCTTGGCGCAATGGTACAGGGCGGTCTCGGACTCGCACCTGGTGGAAACATCAACCCGAACGGTACAAGCATGTTCGAGCCTATCCACGGTTCAGCACCAAAGTACAAGGGACAGAACAAGGTCAACCCTATCGCAACCATCTGGGCAGGCGCAATGCTCATCGAACAGCTCGGTGAGAAGGAAGCTGCAGACTCCATCGTCTCCGCTATCGAGAAGAACATCCTCGAAGCAAAGGTCCAGACCTACGACATGGGCGGCAGCAACACCACATCCGATGTTGGTGACGACATCGCAAGGATCCTGCTCGAGATGTAA
- a CDS encoding aminopeptidase, producing the protein MDIKRSADMVINTCMGAKKGETVLIVTDTCTDEMITKALYASAVEAGCEGLMLTMEPREQHGAEPPMLVEEAMKNSDVLLAPASKSLTHTQARKHASENGTRTATMPGITIGMMKEGGLNADYEKINSLADELLETLKGSKEVRITTELGTDLVIDVDGGEWMADTGICHEKGTTTNLPAGEMYIAPKNVNGKAVIDGSMGGIGLLEEPLIIEIKDRKAVNFEGEGAEKLERMVNDVGTDGRNIAELGIGINPAAMLIGVILEDEKVGGTIHIALGDNSTFGGDVTVDLHLDGIITNPKVLVDGIDLKVERFA; encoded by the coding sequence ATGGATATTAAAAGAAGTGCTGACATGGTGATCAACACCTGCATGGGTGCAAAGAAAGGAGAAACTGTGCTTATCGTTACTGACACATGCACTGACGAGATGATCACAAAGGCACTGTATGCTTCTGCGGTCGAAGCGGGATGTGAGGGCCTGATGCTGACAATGGAACCAAGGGAACAACACGGTGCGGAACCGCCTATGCTTGTTGAAGAGGCTATGAAGAACTCCGATGTCCTGCTTGCTCCTGCATCAAAGTCACTTACGCATACCCAGGCACGCAAACATGCATCCGAGAACGGGACAAGAACCGCCACAATGCCGGGAATTACCATCGGTATGATGAAGGAAGGCGGATTGAACGCCGATTATGAGAAGATCAACAGCTTAGCAGATGAACTGCTTGAAACTCTCAAGGGATCAAAGGAAGTACGTATCACCACAGAACTGGGAACTGACCTTGTCATTGATGTTGATGGAGGAGAATGGATGGCGGATACAGGCATATGCCACGAGAAAGGTACGACCACAAACCTTCCGGCAGGAGAGATGTACATCGCCCCGAAGAATGTGAACGGCAAAGCTGTGATCGACGGGTCCATGGGAGGTATCGGATTGCTTGAAGAACCACTGATCATCGAGATCAAGGACAGGAAGGCAGTGAACTTTGAAGGCGAAGGTGCTGAAAAGCTTGAACGAATGGTGAACGATGTCGGAACTGACGGGCGCAACATCGCAGAGCTGGGGATCGGCATCAATCCGGCTGCAATGCTTATCGGAGTTATCCTTGAGGATGAGAAGGTAGGCGGCACGATCCATATCGCACTGGGAGACAATTCCACTTTTGGCGGAGATGTTACCGTTGACCTTCATCTGGATGGCATTATCACGAACCCAAAGGTGCTTGTTGACGGCATTGACCTGAAGGTCGAACGTTTTGCCTGA
- a CDS encoding ATP-binding protein, translated as MINLKDDVQAGVVKKRYILGRRDENEEGVLHIGRYLALDRSSGSHVAIDALKPHAILICGKRGYGKSYTMGTLIEEIALLPGEIKQNVASLVIDTMGIFWTLGRGNDPQADLLQEWNMEPAGFTAEVFVPAGHVEEYKERHIKVKPFSIPVGHLHGYDWCELFNITETSPLGVLLVRIIENMRENERIFSFEDIIAGINTDDRSDDVTKMAAENYLRTAASWGVFEKDACGISELVKSGCTSVLDVSAIESKTVRSAVVGIIARDIYTRRLQERRSYERMIMGDEEIEQKMPMVWMFIDEAHLFVPSKGETLASDVLINEWVRQGRQPGLSIIFATQRPAALHPDIISQSDIVICHRLTARDDIEALESIRPTYMKENIGDAIRKMGLERGIAFVVDDTSESTHLVKIRPRYSWHGGNEPSALNERR; from the coding sequence ATGATAAACCTAAAGGATGATGTTCAAGCCGGCGTGGTCAAAAAGCGCTATATACTCGGCAGAAGGGACGAGAACGAAGAGGGAGTTCTTCATATTGGCAGATACCTGGCCCTTGACAGGTCTTCAGGATCACATGTTGCCATCGACGCACTAAAACCACATGCTATCCTGATATGCGGGAAAAGAGGATATGGTAAATCCTATACCATGGGGACACTCATAGAGGAGATCGCACTTTTGCCAGGGGAAATAAAACAGAATGTGGCATCCCTTGTTATCGACACAATGGGAATATTCTGGACACTTGGAAGAGGCAATGATCCTCAGGCAGACCTACTTCAGGAATGGAACATGGAGCCTGCAGGATTCACTGCAGAGGTCTTTGTTCCTGCAGGTCATGTGGAAGAATATAAGGAAAGGCATATCAAAGTGAAGCCTTTCTCGATACCTGTGGGCCATTTACATGGATATGACTGGTGTGAACTATTCAACATCACAGAAACGTCCCCACTGGGAGTGCTTCTGGTCAGAATAATCGAGAACATGCGGGAAAATGAGAGGATCTTTTCCTTCGAAGATATCATTGCCGGGATCAACACGGACGACAGGTCTGACGATGTTACAAAAATGGCAGCTGAGAACTATTTAAGGACCGCTGCATCATGGGGAGTTTTTGAAAAGGATGCCTGTGGAATTTCCGAACTGGTCAAAAGCGGATGTACATCAGTACTTGATGTGAGCGCTATCGAAAGTAAGACCGTACGCTCTGCAGTAGTGGGCATAATTGCAAGAGATATCTATACCAGACGTTTGCAGGAAAGGCGTTCTTATGAAAGAATGATCATGGGAGATGAGGAGATCGAGCAGAAGATGCCCATGGTATGGATGTTCATCGATGAAGCACACCTGTTCGTGCCTTCAAAAGGAGAGACTCTGGCATCCGACGTCCTTATCAACGAGTGGGTGCGACAGGGAAGGCAACCGGGACTGTCAATAATCTTTGCAACCCAGCGACCTGCGGCACTCCATCCGGACATTATATCCCAGTCAGATATTGTGATATGTCACAGGCTTACTGCAAGGGATGATATTGAGGCACTGGAATCCATACGCCCCACATACATGAAGGAGAACATTGGGGATGCGATCCGGAAAATGGGACTGGAGAGAGGAATAGCATTCGTTGTTGATGACACCTCAGAGAGCACACACCTTGTAAAGATCAGGCCAAGATACAGCTGGCATGGCGGGAACGAGCCAAGTGCATTGAATGAAAGGAGATGA
- a CDS encoding AAA family ATPase, whose protein sequence is MKIKRIVVKNLFGTFDHDIPLNIDEHITILHGPNGIGKTVLLQMLNSLFRSNYFELYRIPFSKLTVEFSDRSKLVVKKKLHLEENIPHVPEDKTYRELGFELLRPGKKKQLYTVKPIDIEEMFSSFKVEHMIPELERIDDNTWVHFTTQEKLTSEEVMNLFSDRLPQKRKDEPAWLKNALDSINICFIKTQRLLSISYSQPVETERKTSVTPSVISYSEELANLMQHKLAEYATLSQSLDRAFPGRMLKNGEHPEISIEKLKKELKDLDQKRKCLIDAGFIDTEEGIDVDELKEINEKNKNFLQLYIEDVKQKLSVFDELTQRIDLLIKIINCRFLYKKLSVNKKDGFIFTTSEDMRLSPTKLSSGEQQELVLFYELLFHVDPESLILIDEPEISLHVLWQQQFLRDLQAITQLAGFDILIATHSPQIIHDRWDLTVELRGRDDEEIPDSR, encoded by the coding sequence ATGAAGATTAAGAGAATTGTAGTAAAGAACCTTTTTGGGACGTTCGACCATGATATCCCGCTGAACATCGATGAGCACATCACAATTCTTCATGGACCCAATGGCATAGGTAAGACCGTGCTGCTCCAGATGCTCAACTCCCTTTTCCGTTCTAACTACTTCGAACTCTATCGCATTCCTTTCAGCAAACTGACAGTTGAATTCAGCGACAGGAGCAAGCTTGTTGTGAAGAAAAAACTACACCTGGAGGAGAATATCCCTCATGTCCCGGAGGATAAAACCTATCGGGAACTGGGATTTGAATTATTGAGACCAGGTAAGAAAAAACAGCTCTACACTGTCAAACCGATCGACATAGAGGAAATGTTCTCATCTTTTAAAGTAGAGCACATGATACCTGAACTTGAAAGGATCGATGACAACACGTGGGTCCATTTCACGACACAGGAAAAACTAACATCCGAAGAAGTGATGAACCTCTTCAGCGACCGTTTGCCACAGAAAAGGAAAGACGAACCTGCCTGGCTTAAGAATGCACTGGATTCGATCAATATATGTTTCATTAAGACACAGCGCCTTTTGAGCATCTCGTACTCACAACCGGTAGAAACAGAGAGGAAAACCTCTGTAACCCCTTCAGTGATCAGTTATTCCGAAGAACTGGCAAACCTGATGCAGCATAAACTTGCAGAGTATGCAACCCTTTCACAATCCCTTGACCGGGCCTTCCCTGGCCGGATGCTAAAGAACGGGGAGCATCCTGAAATATCCATAGAGAAACTAAAAAAGGAATTAAAGGATCTGGATCAAAAACGCAAATGCCTTATTGACGCAGGATTCATTGATACTGAAGAAGGAATTGACGTTGATGAGCTAAAAGAGATCAATGAAAAGAACAAGAATTTCCTGCAGCTATACATCGAGGATGTCAAACAAAAGCTCAGCGTCTTTGATGAGCTTACCCAGAGAATAGACCTCCTTATTAAAATAATCAATTGCAGGTTCCTTTACAAGAAATTATCTGTAAACAAAAAAGACGGATTCATATTCACGACATCAGAGGATATGCGCCTTTCTCCCACCAAACTATCATCCGGAGAACAACAGGAACTTGTATTGTTCTATGAACTGTTGTTCCATGTTGATCCCGAATCCCTGATACTCATTGATGAACCTGAGATCTCACTGCATGTTCTCTGGCAGCAGCAATTCCTCAGGGACCTGCAAGCTATCACACAACTGGCAGGCTTCGATATTCTCATTGCTACACATTCGCCGCAGATCATACATGACCGCTGGGACCTCACCGTCGAACTTAGAGGACGTGACGATGAAGAAATACCTGACAGCCGATGA